The Desulfuromonas sp. genome contains the following window.
AAGTTGATTGCATAGGACCCGGAGAGCATCGCCGTGATTGCTTCATACTTGCCGCCAGGCTGTCCGGCGATGCCGGCCAGTATTTTCCAGGTGGTGAAGAAGGCGATGACGCAGATCAATAGAATTCCGACCTTGCGGGTTGCGTCGAGAGCGCGTGCCATCGGGAAATCAATCGGCTCGTTGTTGACGCGTTGGGCAACAATGTGGAAGAAGATAATAACCGCAGTCCCGGTCATCATGGCCGAGGCGATAAAATAGATCGGCATGTAGGGCCCGTGCCAGAATTCGCGGCCATTCAGCAGGCCGAACACGGCGCCGAGGTTACTGTGGGCGGCGATACCGGCAATGGCTCCACTGAAGCCACAGAATACAGCAGGTTTATGCTTGTTCAGGTTGAGAAAGAGGAATTCGAACAGCATGAAGACAAGATAAATACCGTAAAGCGTACCCATCCACCAGATGTTAGAGGAGAGGTTTGGCGAGATGACATTGTAGAGCATCATATTGATCGGAACCTTGATTTCAGCCGAAATGACGAAGAATCCGGCAAGAATGGTTACGATCGAAAGGTAGACCGAACGCTTGGCAATCGGCATGAACGTTTAGTTGCCGAAAACATGGCCGATTGATGAGACCAGGCAGAGGCCGGTCGATGTGACGACAAAGAAGACGTAGGTTGCGATCAGAATGCCCCAGGGGACTTCACGCGTCACGTTGTAATAGGTGTGGTGCCCCCAGACGGTCGCCAGCAGACCGGCGACGGCGCCAACCAGCATGATCAGGCCGGAAATAACAAGAGCAATGTAGTACTTGTTGCTGCCGGAGCGAATGCGCTCGACCAGCATCCCTTCAAACTGGTTCAGGGTTGTCGGTTGATTAGAGTTCGACATCTTTGTTTCCTTTCATTGTATGGATGATATTCATGGTAAAAATAAGGGTTCCAGTTAATGTATTCAGTGTTCAGGCTGATCCGCTACCGGTAATACAGTAGGGGCTGCCGATATTGTTTGCCGATTTTGCTTTGTTCAGATTGCCGTCATGCCAAAGAACCAGAGTGTCCATGACCGTTCCTGCAGCACCGAGGTAAACCTCAATACCGGCCTCGTGGAGCAAACGAAAGGCCCGCGGTCCGATTTCGCCGGTCAGAACGGCCGTGATGCCGAGATCAATAAGCAGGCT
Protein-coding sequences here:
- a CDS encoding dinitrogenase iron-molybdenum cofactor biosynthesis protein — encoded protein: MKVAVSARGSTPDSDIDERMGRAYWLMIYETKTNSWQAINNDSGRNALEGAGKKTASLLIDLGITAVLTGEIGPRAFRLLHEAGIEVYLGAAGTVMDTLVLWHDGNLNKAKSANNIGSPYCITGSGSA